In the genome of Eschrichtius robustus isolate mEscRob2 chromosome 12, mEscRob2.pri, whole genome shotgun sequence, one region contains:
- the GORASP1 gene encoding Golgi reassembly-stacking protein 1 isoform X5 — protein MKTMKVREVEVVPSNMWGGQGLLGASVRFCSFRRASEHVWHVLDVEPCSPAFLAGLRPYTDYVVGSDQILQESEDFFSLIESHEGKPLKLMVYNSESDSCRDVTVTPNAAWGGEGSLGCGIGYGYLHRIPTQPPSHHKKPPGVPPPGVPPPGVPPPGAPPSGTPPPGPTPQDSPAPSGLETGSRQGDYVEALLQAPGSSKEEQLPGPESPGHGTPDLGDLPRSMEIPLQPPPPLQRVMDPGFLDVSGISLLDSSNASAWSGLPSSTELTSTAVSASGLEDICSSRGSRERGGEATWSGSEFEVSFPDSPGAQADHLPQLTLPDSLTSAASPEDGLSAELLEAQAEEEPASTESLDFGAEAERAASQAQLSTPK, from the exons ATGAAGACCATGAAGGTGCGCGAGGTGGAGGTGGTGCCCAGCAACATGTGGGGCGGCCAGGGCCTGCTGGGCGCCAGCGTGCGCTTCTGCAGCTTCCGAAGGGCCAGCGAGCACGTGTGGCATGTGCTG GATGTGGAACCCTGTTCCCCTGCCTTCCTCGCTGGCCTGCGCCCCTACACCGACTACGTGGTTGGCTCAGACCAGATCCTCCAGGAG TCCGAGGACTTCTTCTCGCTCATCGAGTCCCATGAGGGGAAGCCCTTGAAGCTGATGGTTTATAACTCCGAGTCCGACTCCTGCCGGGATGTGACTGTCACTCCCAATGCAGCCTGGGGTGGAGAGGGCAG CCTGGGCTGTGGTATCGGCTACGGGTATCTGCACCGGATCCCAACCCAGCCTCCCAGCCACCACAAGAAGCCACCTGGTGTTCCGCCACCTGGTGTCCCGCCACCTGGTGTCCCGCCGCCTGGTGCCCCACCATCTGGTACCCCACCACCTGGACCCACCCCCCAGGACTCTCCTGCCCCTTCTGGCCTGGAGACAGGCTCCAGGCAGGGTGACTATGTGGAG GCCCTGCTGCAGGCACCTGGCTCCTCCAAGGAGGAACAGCTCCCTGGGCCTGAGAGTCCTGGCCATGGCACTCCAGACCTTGGCGACCTTCCCCGTTCCATGGAGATTCCTCTTCAGCCTCCGCCTCCACTGCAGCGAGTCATGGACCCAG GCTTCCTGGACGTGTCCGGCATCTCCCTCTTGGACAGCAGCAATGCCAGCGCCTGGTCTGGCCTGCCCTCCTCCACAGAGCTGACCTCCACTGCGGTCTCAGCCTCAGGGCTGGAGGACATCTGCTCCAGCAGGGGTTCTCGTGAGCGTGGCG GTGAGGCCACCTGGTCTGGGTCAGAGTTTGAGGTCTCCTTCCCAGACAGCCCAGGCGCCCAGGCGGACCACCTGCCTCAGCTGACACTTCCCGACAGCCTCACCTCTGCAGCCTCACCAGAAGATGGGCTGTCCGCTGAGCTGCTCGAAGCCCAGGCTGAGGAGGAGCCAGCAAGCACAGAGAGCCTAGATTTCGGGGCAGAGGCTGAGCGGGCAGCCAGCCAGGCACAGCTGTCCACCCCAAAATAA
- the GORASP1 gene encoding Golgi reassembly-stacking protein 1 isoform X3 — MRTSPGKGLDEQSRGKWRWSGFLEPEGAGELPRPAGRPGALLRLHHHHWALKADPDLSGGPGRVCVGVRESAPLPLQNKENDTLKALLKANVEKPVKLEVFNMKTMKVREVEVVPSNMWGGQGLLGASVRFCSFRRASEHVWHVLDVEPCSPAFLAGLRPYTDYVVGSDQILQESEDFFSLIESHEGKPLKLMVYNSESDSCRDVTVTPNAAWGGEGSLGCGIGYGYLHRIPTQPPSHHKKPPGVPPPGVPPPGVPPPGAPPSGTPPPGPTPQDSPAPSGLETGSRQGDYVEALLQAPGSSKEEQLPGPESPGHGTPDLGDLPRSMEIPLQPPPPLQRVMDPGFLDVSGISLLDSSNASAWSGLPSSTELTSTAVSASGLEDICSSRGSRERGGEATWSGSEFEVSFPDSPGAQADHLPQLTLPDSLTSAASPEDGLSAELLEAQAEEEPASTESLDFGAEAERAASQAQLSTPK; from the exons GTGCAGGAGAACTCCCCCGCCCAGCAGGCAGGCCTGGAGCCCTACTTCGACTTCATCATCACCATTGGGCACTCAAGGCTG ACCCAGACTTGTCTGGGGGGCCCGGCCGGGTGTGTGTGGGGGTCCGGGAGTCAGCCCCGCTGCCCCTGCAGAACAAGGAGAATGACACGCTCAAGGCCCTGCTGAAGGCCAACGTGGAGAAGCCGGTGAAGCTGGAGGTGTTCAACATGAAGACCATGAAGGTGCGCGAGGTGGAGGTGGTGCCCAGCAACATGTGGGGCGGCCAGGGCCTGCTGGGCGCCAGCGTGCGCTTCTGCAGCTTCCGAAGGGCCAGCGAGCACGTGTGGCATGTGCTG GATGTGGAACCCTGTTCCCCTGCCTTCCTCGCTGGCCTGCGCCCCTACACCGACTACGTGGTTGGCTCAGACCAGATCCTCCAGGAG TCCGAGGACTTCTTCTCGCTCATCGAGTCCCATGAGGGGAAGCCCTTGAAGCTGATGGTTTATAACTCCGAGTCCGACTCCTGCCGGGATGTGACTGTCACTCCCAATGCAGCCTGGGGTGGAGAGGGCAG CCTGGGCTGTGGTATCGGCTACGGGTATCTGCACCGGATCCCAACCCAGCCTCCCAGCCACCACAAGAAGCCACCTGGTGTTCCGCCACCTGGTGTCCCGCCACCTGGTGTCCCGCCGCCTGGTGCCCCACCATCTGGTACCCCACCACCTGGACCCACCCCCCAGGACTCTCCTGCCCCTTCTGGCCTGGAGACAGGCTCCAGGCAGGGTGACTATGTGGAG GCCCTGCTGCAGGCACCTGGCTCCTCCAAGGAGGAACAGCTCCCTGGGCCTGAGAGTCCTGGCCATGGCACTCCAGACCTTGGCGACCTTCCCCGTTCCATGGAGATTCCTCTTCAGCCTCCGCCTCCACTGCAGCGAGTCATGGACCCAG GCTTCCTGGACGTGTCCGGCATCTCCCTCTTGGACAGCAGCAATGCCAGCGCCTGGTCTGGCCTGCCCTCCTCCACAGAGCTGACCTCCACTGCGGTCTCAGCCTCAGGGCTGGAGGACATCTGCTCCAGCAGGGGTTCTCGTGAGCGTGGCG GTGAGGCCACCTGGTCTGGGTCAGAGTTTGAGGTCTCCTTCCCAGACAGCCCAGGCGCCCAGGCGGACCACCTGCCTCAGCTGACACTTCCCGACAGCCTCACCTCTGCAGCCTCACCAGAAGATGGGCTGTCCGCTGAGCTGCTCGAAGCCCAGGCTGAGGAGGAGCCAGCAAGCACAGAGAGCCTAGATTTCGGGGCAGAGGCTGAGCGGGCAGCCAGCCAGGCACAGCTGTCCACCCCAAAATAA
- the GORASP1 gene encoding Golgi reassembly-stacking protein 1 isoform X4 translates to MGLGASAEQPAGGAEGFHLHGVQENSPAQQAGLEPYFDFIITIGHSRLNKENDTLKALLKANVEKPVKLEVFNMKTMKVREVEVVPSNMWGGQGLLGASVRFCSFRRASEHVWHVLDVEPCSPAFLAGLRPYTDYVVGSDQILQESEDFFSLIESHEGKPLKLMVYNSESDSCRDVTVTPNAAWGGEGSLGCGIGYGYLHRIPTQPPSHHKKPPGVPPPGVPPPGVPPPGAPPSGTPPPGPTPQDSPAPSGLETGSRQGDYVEALLQAPGSSKEEQLPGPESPGHGTPDLGDLPRSMEIPLQPPPPLQRVMDPGFLDVSGISLLDSSNASAWSGLPSSTELTSTAVSASGLEDICSSRGSRERGGEATWSGSEFEVSFPDSPGAQADHLPQLTLPDSLTSAASPEDGLSAELLEAQAEEEPASTESLDFGAEAERAASQAQLSTPK, encoded by the exons GTGCAGGAGAACTCCCCCGCCCAGCAGGCAGGCCTGGAGCCCTACTTCGACTTCATCATCACCATTGGGCACTCAAGGCTG AACAAGGAGAATGACACGCTCAAGGCCCTGCTGAAGGCCAACGTGGAGAAGCCGGTGAAGCTGGAGGTGTTCAACATGAAGACCATGAAGGTGCGCGAGGTGGAGGTGGTGCCCAGCAACATGTGGGGCGGCCAGGGCCTGCTGGGCGCCAGCGTGCGCTTCTGCAGCTTCCGAAGGGCCAGCGAGCACGTGTGGCATGTGCTG GATGTGGAACCCTGTTCCCCTGCCTTCCTCGCTGGCCTGCGCCCCTACACCGACTACGTGGTTGGCTCAGACCAGATCCTCCAGGAG TCCGAGGACTTCTTCTCGCTCATCGAGTCCCATGAGGGGAAGCCCTTGAAGCTGATGGTTTATAACTCCGAGTCCGACTCCTGCCGGGATGTGACTGTCACTCCCAATGCAGCCTGGGGTGGAGAGGGCAG CCTGGGCTGTGGTATCGGCTACGGGTATCTGCACCGGATCCCAACCCAGCCTCCCAGCCACCACAAGAAGCCACCTGGTGTTCCGCCACCTGGTGTCCCGCCACCTGGTGTCCCGCCGCCTGGTGCCCCACCATCTGGTACCCCACCACCTGGACCCACCCCCCAGGACTCTCCTGCCCCTTCTGGCCTGGAGACAGGCTCCAGGCAGGGTGACTATGTGGAG GCCCTGCTGCAGGCACCTGGCTCCTCCAAGGAGGAACAGCTCCCTGGGCCTGAGAGTCCTGGCCATGGCACTCCAGACCTTGGCGACCTTCCCCGTTCCATGGAGATTCCTCTTCAGCCTCCGCCTCCACTGCAGCGAGTCATGGACCCAG GCTTCCTGGACGTGTCCGGCATCTCCCTCTTGGACAGCAGCAATGCCAGCGCCTGGTCTGGCCTGCCCTCCTCCACAGAGCTGACCTCCACTGCGGTCTCAGCCTCAGGGCTGGAGGACATCTGCTCCAGCAGGGGTTCTCGTGAGCGTGGCG GTGAGGCCACCTGGTCTGGGTCAGAGTTTGAGGTCTCCTTCCCAGACAGCCCAGGCGCCCAGGCGGACCACCTGCCTCAGCTGACACTTCCCGACAGCCTCACCTCTGCAGCCTCACCAGAAGATGGGCTGTCCGCTGAGCTGCTCGAAGCCCAGGCTGAGGAGGAGCCAGCAAGCACAGAGAGCCTAGATTTCGGGGCAGAGGCTGAGCGGGCAGCCAGCCAGGCACAGCTGTCCACCCCAAAATAA